In Musa acuminata AAA Group cultivar baxijiao chromosome BXJ2-10, Cavendish_Baxijiao_AAA, whole genome shotgun sequence, a genomic segment contains:
- the LOC104000019 gene encoding protein transport protein SEC23 E: MAEDLAVGGGGAAVAPDPDGPDGVRMTWNSWPRSKVEASKCVVPVAASVAPIRSSPSLVVLPYSPLRCKPPCAAVLNPFARVDFAAKIWICPFCFSRNHFPPHYAGISEANVPGELYPQCTTVEYAPPPLDAAAPPLPPVFLFVLDTCLIEEELGFVKSAMRRAIGLLPDQALVGLITFGTQVHLHELGFADMSKIYVFRGTKEIPKEQILDQLGLSASGVRHGAVAGAPGYPKGPQANGFHPSTSVNRFLLPTSDCEYTLNSLLDELHMDQWPVEAGNRPLRCTGVALSVAAGLLGACSAGTGARIIALVGGPCTIGPGMIVSKDLSEPVRSHKDLDKDAAPHFHKAVKFYDNLAKQLVNQGHVLDLFASALDQVGVAEMKVAVERTGGLVVLAESFGHSVFKDSFKQIFEDGEQSLGLSFNGTLEINCSKDIKIQGIIGPCTSLEKKGAVCADTVVGQGNTTSWKMCGLDRSTCLTVFFDISPSERSNQPGIPNPQLYVQFLTNYQNPEGQMRLRVTTITRTWVDGSNTEELVEGFDQETAAVVLARYISLKMEMEEEFDATRWLDRSLIRLCSRFGNYRKDDPSSFTLHPNFSILPQFIFNLRRSQFVQVFNNSPDETAYFRMLLNRESVSNSVVMIQPSLISYSFNSPPTPALLDVASISADHILLLDSYFSIVIFHGMTIAQWRNMGYQNQPEHQAFALLLQAPNDDAQMIIRERFPVPRLVICDQHGSQARFLLAKLNPSATYNSAQEVVPGSDVIFTDDVSLRVFCEHLQRLAVQS; the protein is encoded by the exons ATGGCGGAGGACCTCGCCGTAGGCGGAGGCGGCGCCGCCGTCGCTCCTGACCCCGACGGCCCAGACGGCGTCCGCATGACCTGGAACTCTTGGCCCCGATCCAAGGTGGAGGCGAGCAAGTGCGTGGTCCCCGTCGCCGCCTCCGTCGCCCCGATCCGCTCCTCCCCCTCCCTCGTCGTTCTCCCCTACTCCCCGCTCCGCTGCAAGCCGCCTTGCGCGGCCGTCCTCAACCCCTTTGCCCGCGTCGACTTCGCCGCCAAGATCTGGATCTGCCCCTTCTGCTTCTCTCGCAACCACTTTCCTCCGCACTACGCTGGAATCAGCGAGGCCAACGTTCCCGGTGAGCTTTATCCCCAGTGCACCACTGTTGAGTACGCCCCACCGCCACTCGACGCCGCCGCCCCGCCGCTGCCACCCGTATTTCTTTTCGTCCTCGACACCTGCCTGATTGAGGAGGAACTCGGGTTCGTCAAGTCCGCCATGCGCCGTGCCATCGGATTGCTGCCCGACCAGGCCCTCGTAGGGCTTATCACCTTCGGTACCCAGGTCCATCTCCACGAGCTGGGCTTTGCGGATATGTCGAAGATCTACGTGTTCCGGGGAACGAAGGAGATCCCGAAAGAGCAGATCTTGGATCAGTTGGGGCTTTCCGCCTCGGGGGTTCGCCATGGTGCCGTTGCCGGAGCGCCAGGGTACCCGAAGGGACCCCAAGCAAATGGGTTTCATCCATCGACGTCTGTAAACAGATTCTTGCTTCCAACATCCGACTGTGAATACACCCTCAATTCT TTGCTGGATGAGTTACATATGGATCAGTGGCCGGTGGAAGCCGGGAATCGTCCTTTGCGGTGTACAGGAGTTGCCCTCAGTGTAGCGGCTGGTCTTCTGGGAGCATGTAGTGCTGGTACTGGTGCCCGCATCATAGCTTTAGTTGGCGGGCCATGTACTATTGGTCCTGGAATG ATTGTGTCAAAAGATCTATCGGAGCCAGTGCGTTCACATAAAGACCTTGATAAAGATGCTGCTCCACATTTCCACAAAGCtgttaaattttatgataatcttGCCAAGCAGCTGGTTAACCAGGGTCATGTCTTGGACCTTTTCGCTTCAGCACTTGATCAG GTTGGGGTTGCAGAGATGAAAGTAGCAGTTGAAAGAACTGGTGGACTGGTTGTCCTCGCCGAAAGTTTTGGACATTCAGTTTTTAAAGATTCTTTTAAGCAGATTTTTGAGGATGGCGAGCAGTCGCTTGGCCTTTCTTTTAA TGGCACACTTGAGATCAATTGCTCAAAGGACATCAAAATTCAGGGAATTATTGGACCATGTACATCTTTGGAGAAG AAGGGCGCTGTTTGTGCTGACACTGTTGTAGGCCAAGGGAATACAACTTCATGGAAGATGTGTGGTCTTGATAGAAGTACTTGTTTGACTGTATTCTTTGATATTTCACCTAGTGAACGCTCAAATCAACCTGGAATTCCGAACCCACAATTATATGTACAATTCTTAACAaa CTATCAGAACCCTGAAGGCCAAATGAGGTTAAGGGTTACAACAATTACTAGGACATGGGTGGATGGTTCCAACACAGAG GAATTAGTTGAAGGGTTTGACCAGGAAACTGCAGCTGTTGTTTTAGCAAGATATATCTCCTTGAAAATGGAGATGGAG GAAGAGTTTGATGCAACACGATGGTTGGATAGATCTCTTATCCGTCTCTGCTCACGGTTTGGTAATTACAGAAAAGATGACCCTTCATCATTTACACTACATCCGAATTTCTCAATACTACCACAGTTCATCTTTAATTTACGGCGTTCGCAGTTTGTTCAG GTTTTTAACAATAGCCCTGATGAGACTGCATATTTCCGTATGTTGTTGAATCGAGAGAGTGTCTCCAATTCTGTTGTCATGATCCAGCCTTCACTGATTTCTTATTCTTTTAATTCGCCTCCTACTCCTGCACTGTTAGATGTTGCATCTATATCTGCAGACCATATTCTATTGCTCGATTCTTATTTCAGCATTGTAATTTTTCATGGTATGACCATTGCTCAGTGGCGCAATATGGGCTACCAGAATCAGCCAGAGCATCAG GCCTTTGCTCTGCTATTACAAGCACCGAACGATGATGCTCAAATGATTATCAGAGAGCGATTCCCTGTTCCCAGATTAGTTATCTGCGATCAGCATGGTTCCCAG GCAAGATTTTTATTGGCCAAGTTGAACCCATCAGCCACATATAACTCTGCCCAGGAGGTAGTTCCGGGGAGTGATGTCATCTTTACCGATGATGTCAGCCTTCGAGTTTTCTGCGAGCATCTTCAGAGGCTGGCTGTTCAGTCATGA
- the LOC135624395 gene encoding uncharacterized protein LOC135624395 — protein MVCEKCEKKLAKVIVPDKWKEGASNTTESGGRKINENKLLSRKNRWTPYGNTKCIICKQQVHQDAKYCHTCAYSKGVCAMCGKQVLDTKLYKQSNV, from the exons ATGGTGTGTGAGAAGT GCGAGAAGAAGCTGGCCAAGGTGATCGTTCCGGACAAGTGGAAGGAGGGGGCCAGCAACACCACCGAGAGCGGCGGACGAAAGATCAACGAGAACAAGCTCCTCTCCAGGAAGAACAG GTGGACACCGTATGGAAATACTAAGTGCATAATATGCAAACAACAAGTACACCAGGATGCAAAATATTGTCATACTTGTGCATACTCTAAAG GTGTGTGTGCAATGTGTGGGAAGCAAGTTCTGGATACGAAGTTGTACAAGCAAAGTAACGTATGA
- the LOC135624396 gene encoding MICOS complex subunit MIC60-like, protein MPASSSAANRLPGILFSRALAPPLDSDLQPALKPQPRRRVRSPALPRAAAGARPRRCGAASGGRRSGPATPLLRWKFSEKPPSEPGRKVQDVGPGVPPPPTRISARKLAAGIWHLRPLGADGGGRGGGGERRRAPLGPELVPGCQEVQLFYNPLSTDLHVNKNRKNGHASPVSVLSPKYGDFHKSSAMEKATKWDPGSSMTTEEVYRFYRHLKLLEDQELNTVSTVSSLRTELERARARNNELERERKLAKKKLDQFLNRLAEEKESWRSREHEKFRAILEAMKADLGKERKKRQRTEIIHGKLVSELAEAKLTAKQLLQDYEKERKARELVEEVCDELAKEIGEDKAEIESLKMEAMKIQEEAEDEKKMLQMAEVWREERVQMKLIDAKLTLEEKYSELRDLKAELEAFLAARMTKDSDFASMKEAELLKGKADLVNIEVIKEFSYQPPLASEDIYAVIEELQPRQETNARDIKPCCVYSPRSHASKVNTASPGTDVFLEHPTKQHAHEMIDSNDDEEDESDWETVSQAEEQGSSNSHDGSEPSVNDYCKQSYASVSEMELKENGNNKLNNEIIEVSTTNAKSRKKVSSICRLWRSSAHDNVEDLKKRSLSNGRISTGTLASNNCEEYKKLSAEYTNGRPDGRISNGNLSPDMGLVEAGLSPRSIGHLNSPDLLNSHIPRGTKGCIEWPRSDQKHGLKAKLLEARMGSQKIQLRHVLKQKT, encoded by the exons ATGccggcctcctcctccgccgccaatCGCCTCCCGGGAATCCTCTTCTCCAGAGCCCTGGCGCCGCCACTGGACTCCGATCTACAACCGGCGCTGAAGCCCCAACCGCGCCGCCGGGTACGGAGCCCCGCATTGCCCCGCGCTGCTGCCGGGGCCCGCCCGAGAAGATGCGGCGCTGCTTCCGGCGGGAGGAGGAGCGGCCCCGCCACCCCCCTGCTTCGCTGGAAGTTCAGCGAGAAACCCCCGTCGGAACCCGGCCGTAAGGTCCAGGACGTCGGCCCCGGAGTTCCGCCACCACCGACCCGCATCTCCGCGAGGAAGCTCGCGGCTGGGATCTGGCACCTGCGGCCTCTGGGGGCTGATGGAGGCGGCCGCGGCGGCGGAGGGGAAAGACGGCGGGCTCCTCTAGGTCCTGAG CTTGTTCCTGGGTGTCAAGAAGTTCAGTTGTTTTATAATCCCCTTAGCACCGACCTCCATGTTAATAAGAATAGGAAGAATGGGCATGCCAGTCCTGTGTCTGTCTTAAGTCCCAAGTATGGTGATTTCCACAAG AGTTCTGCAATGGAGAAGGCAACTAAATGGGACCCTGGGAGCTCAATGACCACGGAGGAGGTCTACCGATTCTACCGTCACCTTAAGCTTCTTGAAGACCAGGAACTAAACACAGTTTCTACTGTTTCTTCTCTACGGACTGAGCTTGAAAGGGCTCGTGCCCGCAACAATGAGCTTGAGAGAGAACGTAAATTGGCAAAGAAAAAGCTGGACCAATTCTTGAACAGGCTTGCTGAGGAGAAAGAATCGTGGCGGAGCAGGGAGCATGAGAAATTTAGAGCTATACTTGAGGCAATGAAGGCCGACCTTGGCAAAGAGAGGAAAAAGCGGCAAAGAACGGAGATCATCCATGGTAAGCTGGTCAGTGAGCTTGCTGAGGCCAAATTAACTGCAAAGCAGCTCTTGCAGGACTATGAGAAAGAACGCAAAGCTCGTGAACTTGTTGAAGAGGTTTGTGATGAGCTTGCAAAGGAGATtggcgaggacaaggctgaaattGAATCTCTGAAGATGGAAGCGATGAAGATACAAGAAGAAGCTGAAGACGAGAAGAAGATGTTGCAGATGGCCGAGGTATGGCGTGAAGAAAGGGTtcagatgaaattaattgatgcaaAGCTTACTCTTGAGGAGAAATATTCAGAGCTGAGGGACCTAAAAGCAGAGTTAGAAGCATTTTTGGCTGCAAGAATGACTAAAGATTCGGACTTTGCATCAATGAAAGAGGCTGAGTTACTTAAAGGAAAAGCAGACTTGGTAAATATTGAAGTGATAAAAGAGTTCTCTTACCAGCCACCACTTGCTTCAGAAGACATTTATGCCGTCATTGAAGAACTCCAGCCAAGACAAGAAACTAATGCGAGAGACATCAAACCTTGCTGTGTTTATAGCCCTAGAAGCCATGCCTCCAAGGTTAACACAGCGAGTCCTGGGACAGATGTCTTTCTAGAACATCCAACAAAGCAGCATGCACATGAGATGATAGATAgcaatgatgatgaagaagatgaaAGCGACTGGGAAACAGTTAGTCAAGCCGAGGAACAAGGCTCAAGCAATTCACATGATGGAAGCGAACCATCTGTCAATGATTACTGTAAACAAAGCTATGCTTCAGTAAGCGAAATGGAGTTGAAGGAGAATGGTAACAACAAACTAAACAATGAAATCATTGAGGTTTCTACTACAAATGCAAAATCAAGAAAGAAGGTGTCTTCAATATGTAGGCTTTGGAGATCATCAGCACATGATAATGTTGAAGACCTTAAGAAAAGGTCGCTGTCAAATGGAAGGATATCCACTGGAACCCTGGCTTCGAATAATTGTGAAGAGTACAAGAAGCTTTCAGCTGAGTATACAAATGGAAGACCAGATGGAAGGATCTCCAACGGAAATCTATCTCCTGACATGGGGTTGGTTGAAGCTGGTTTGAGCCCAAGAAGCATAGGACACTTAAACTCTCCCGACTTACTGAATTCTCACATTCCTCGCGGAACGAAGGGGTGCATCGAATGGCCACGAAGCGATCAGAAGCACGGGCTAAAGGCGAAGCTACTGGAGGCAAGGATGGGGAGCCAAAAGATTCAGCTGCGGCACGTCCTTAAACAGAAAACTTAG
- the LOC135626031 gene encoding uncharacterized protein LOC135626031: MVQTIVSQRTPPRAARPSQQQEALARTHAPPLELPGSPRNPTTRPGSTEAEGTVSRPEPEAPTADSTNALRAQLRLVSQRLDEVQQEVRKSKGELGTDGHQGSPFTPEIQDQAIPPHFRLPALDAYDGATDPADHVAAFRAQMALFGTSDALICRAFPTTLRGPARAWYCTLKPGTIASFDQLAKDFELNFLAYSRPKPSMALLLGLNQKEDEPLSHFVNRFTTQIRGLSDAHPSLLMQAFMTGLRPSRFFWSLVERPPVAVPEMLQRASQFIVAETWMCYELKRQIEELILRGHLGQYLQPSKEQSPRLEGPVERHIDVIAGGPASGGSSMSGRKAYAWTAPDEASRHEPELEITFPTGAAERPHHC; encoded by the exons ATGGTGCAGACCATTGTCTCCCAACGAACCCCTCCGCGTGCGGCGAGGCCCTCGCAGCAACAGGAGGCCCTCGCCCGGACCCACGCACCACCCCTAGAACTTCCGGGCTCACCTCGAAACCCCACAACCCGACCGGGGAGCACGGAAGCCGAGGGCACGGTGAGCCGCCCCGAGCCCGAGGCCCCGACTGCTGACTCGACGAACGCCCTACGGGCCCAactgcgcctcgtcagtcaaaggttggacgaggtacaacaggaggttcgcaagtcaaaaggagaactcgGGACGGACGGTCACCAAGGATCTCCGTTCACCCCCGAAATACAAGATCAGGCGATCCCGCCGCACTTCCGCCTCCCTGCCCTGGACGCGTATGACGGCGCAACCGACCCCGCGGACCATGTGGCCGCTTTCcgggcccagatggcgctattcgGGACTTCAGACGCCCTGATATGCCGGGCGTTCCCGACGACCTTGCGAGGGCCAGCCCGCGCGTGGTATTGCACCCTGAAGCcagggaccatcgcctccttcgaccagctcgccaaggatttcgagcttaacttcctagcgTACTCCCGACCAAAACCATCCATGGCGTTGCTCTTggggctcaaccagaaggaggatgagcccctttctcactttgtgaaccggTTTACGACGCAGATCCGTGGAttatcggatgctcacccctctctcttgatgcaggccTTCATGACCggcctgcggccctccaggttcttctggtccctcgtggaaaggccccccgtcgcggtccctgagatgctccaacgggccaGCCAGTTCATCGTCGCAGAAACCTGGATG TGTTACGAGCTAAAAAgacaaattgaggagctcatcctcagaggcCATCTCGGCCAATACCTTCAGCCGAGCAAAGAGCAGTCTCCTCGTCTGGAGGGCCCGGTTGAGCGACACATCGATGTCATAGCCGGGGGCCCCGCATCCGGAGGAAGTTCTATGTCGGGCAGGAAGGCATATGCTTGGACCGCCCCCGACGAAGCCTCGAGGCATGAGCCTGAACTcgagatcaccttcccaaccggagcCGCCGAGCGACCCCaccactgctag